A single Tenacibaculum sp. Bg11-29 DNA region contains:
- a CDS encoding formate--tetrahydrofolate ligase → MAHLTDIEIAQSKDLQHIKYIAEKLNVKEDDLEMYGKYKAKLPLDLIDEEKVKKNNLVLVTALTPTPAGEGKTTVSIGLTEGLNKIDKQATVVLREPSLGPVFGIKGGAAGGGYSQVVPMEDINLHFTGDFNAIEKANNLLSALIDNNLQSKINNLNIDPRTILWKRVIDMNDRALRQITIGLGGTGNGIPREDGFNITPASEVMAILCMAVSFNDLKKRLGNIFIGFTFDKKPIFASDLKAQDAMSILLKDAIKPNLVQTLEENPAIIHGGPFANIAQGTNTILATKMGLSLSNYVVTEAGFGADLGAEKFLNIKSQFAGLNPKCVVLVATVRALRHHGGAKKEEYNTPSLERVQNGFKNLEKHIENIRKFNIEPVVAINSFISDSEKEVNFVIEACSKLGVEAVVSEGWAKGGEGTKKLAEAVVDVVENKATQFKPLYDWKSPIKDKIEIIAKEIYGATAVTYDKKAELNLRRIDRLGFNDFAVCMAKTQKSFSDNDKLIGRPEGFTVNVREIEIAAGAQFVIPVLGKMMRMPGLPAIPASENMSIDNNGVISGLS, encoded by the coding sequence ATGGCGCATTTAACTGATATTGAAATAGCTCAATCAAAAGATTTACAACATATTAAGTATATCGCTGAAAAACTTAATGTAAAGGAAGATGATTTAGAAATGTATGGGAAATATAAAGCTAAATTACCTTTAGATTTAATCGATGAAGAAAAAGTAAAAAAAAATAATTTAGTTTTAGTTACAGCCTTAACCCCAACTCCTGCTGGTGAAGGGAAAACAACAGTATCTATAGGATTAACAGAAGGGTTGAATAAAATAGACAAACAAGCTACAGTTGTGTTACGTGAACCTTCATTGGGGCCAGTTTTTGGAATTAAAGGTGGTGCTGCTGGAGGTGGTTACTCTCAAGTAGTTCCTATGGAAGATATTAATCTTCATTTTACAGGTGATTTTAACGCAATTGAAAAAGCTAATAATTTGTTATCAGCATTAATTGATAATAATTTACAAAGCAAAATTAATAATTTAAACATTGATCCTAGAACTATTTTATGGAAACGTGTAATTGATATGAATGATCGTGCTTTACGCCAAATTACTATTGGTTTAGGAGGAACAGGAAACGGAATTCCTCGTGAAGATGGTTTTAATATCACACCAGCATCAGAAGTAATGGCAATACTTTGTATGGCGGTAAGCTTTAATGATTTAAAAAAGAGATTAGGTAATATATTTATAGGTTTTACATTTGATAAAAAGCCAATTTTTGCAAGTGATTTAAAAGCACAAGACGCAATGTCAATTTTGTTAAAAGATGCAATTAAACCCAATTTAGTTCAAACCTTAGAAGAAAATCCAGCAATTATTCATGGTGGTCCTTTTGCAAACATTGCACAAGGAACAAATACTATTCTTGCAACTAAAATGGGATTGTCATTATCTAACTATGTAGTAACAGAAGCAGGATTTGGTGCAGATTTAGGTGCGGAGAAGTTTTTAAATATTAAATCGCAATTTGCAGGTTTAAATCCGAAATGTGTTGTGCTAGTTGCTACTGTAAGAGCATTACGTCATCATGGAGGAGCTAAGAAAGAAGAATATAATACACCAAGCTTAGAAAGAGTTCAAAATGGATTTAAAAACCTTGAAAAACATATTGAAAATATTCGGAAGTTTAATATAGAGCCAGTAGTTGCAATCAATTCATTTATTTCTGATTCAGAAAAAGAAGTAAATTTTGTAATTGAAGCATGCAGCAAATTAGGAGTTGAAGCTGTTGTTTCAGAAGGATGGGCAAAAGGAGGAGAGGGAACCAAAAAATTAGCGGAAGCCGTTGTTGATGTTGTTGAAAATAAAGCAACACAATTTAAGCCTTTATATGATTGGAAAAGCCCTATAAAAGATAAGATAGAAATAATTGCAAAAGAAATATATGGAGCAACAGCTGTGACATATGATAAAAAGGCAGAATTAAACTTACGTAGAATAGATAGGTTAGGTTTTAATGATTTTGCTGTATGTATGGCAAAAACACAAAAATCATTTTCAGATAATGATAAATTAATTGGAAGACCAGAAGGTTTTACCGTAAATGTTCGTGAAATTGAAATCGCTGCTGGAGCACAATTTGTAATTCCTGTTTTAGGAAAAATGATGCGTATGCCTGGGTTACCAGCTATACCTGCTTCAGAAAACATGAGTATTGATAATAATGGAGTAATTTCCGGATTGTCATAA
- the rplT gene encoding 50S ribosomal protein L20 has protein sequence MPRSVNSVASRKRRKKILKAAKGYFGRRKNVYTVAKNAVEKAMTYAYRDRKNNKRNFRSLWIQRINAGARQYGMSYSQFMGKVKANSIELNRKVLADLAMNNPEAFKAVVEKVK, from the coding sequence ATGCCAAGATCAGTAAATTCAGTAGCCTCAAGAAAAAGAAGAAAAAAAATCTTGAAGGCAGCAAAAGGTTACTTTGGAAGACGTAAAAACGTTTACACAGTAGCAAAAAATGCGGTAGAAAAAGCGATGACATATGCTTATCGTGACCGTAAAAACAATAAGAGAAACTTCCGTTCATTATGGATTCAACGTATTAACGCTGGAGCCCGTCAGTATGGAATGTCTTACTCTCAGTTTATGGGTAAAGTAAAAGCTAACAGTATCGAATTAAACCGTAAGGTTTTAGCCGATTTAGCTATGAACAACCCAGAAGCTTTTAAGGCTGTTGTAGAAAAAGTAAAATAA
- a CDS encoding tRNA (guanine-N1)-methyltransferase — MKTLRILLFFILTQSVIAQTVITNEPNTVKNQFKKLYKNSNNYQIYKVVKKNAFLSLQKNILDSIKIIKEDAVSKQLKINQQQKSITSLQTKIDTLNSNLSVSIDKEDAFSFIGIPLNKGTYNTILWSIIGILLIGLAFFIYRFNNSNSVTKEIKNLLTDVELELEQYKRNSIDKEQKLRRQLQDVVNKQRGVN; from the coding sequence ATGAAAACCTTAAGAATACTTTTATTTTTCATTCTTACTCAGAGCGTTATTGCTCAAACGGTAATAACCAACGAACCAAACACTGTTAAAAACCAGTTTAAAAAACTTTATAAAAATTCAAATAATTATCAAATTTATAAAGTTGTAAAAAAGAACGCTTTTTTGAGCCTTCAAAAAAACATATTAGACAGCATTAAAATCATTAAAGAGGATGCTGTTTCAAAACAACTAAAAATAAACCAACAACAAAAGTCCATTACTTCTTTACAAACCAAAATAGATACATTAAACAGTAATTTATCTGTATCTATTGATAAAGAGGATGCTTTTTCTTTTATAGGAATTCCTTTAAATAAAGGAACGTATAACACTATTTTATGGAGTATTATCGGGATACTTTTAATTGGTTTAGCTTTTTTTATCTACCGTTTTAATAACAGTAATTCAGTTACTAAAGAAATTAAAAATTTATTAACTGACGTTGAGCTTGAACTTGAACAGTATAAAAGAAATTCTATTGATAAAGAACAAAAATTAAGACGTCAACTACAAGACGTAGTTAATAAACAACGTGGGGTTAATTAA